The Microbacterium luteum nucleotide sequence AATCTCACGCGTGCGAGCCTGGACGCCACGTGCAAGTATCCCTGGACGGCGGAGCATCCCCTGCCCGACCCCGGTGGGCGGCTGAAGTTCGGGGTGTATCCCGACGACGAGCCGGTCTTCCACTGGATGCGCGCCGGTGCCCCCGGCAGGGTGCGCTGCATCGAGGCGGAGGTGATGGACCTGTCGGATGACATCGCCTACTCCGTCCACGACTTCGAAGACGCCGTCGTCAACGGCTACCTCGATCCGCGGCGGCTCTCGGACACCTCGGAGCACGAGGCGCTGCTGACGGCCATCCAGTCATGGGTCGGATACGACTTCGCTCGAGATGAACTCGCCGACGCCCTGTTCCGGCTGATGCGGCTGCCGGAGTGGATCAATGGATTCTCCGCACGCCGGGCCGACCTCGCCCGTCTGAAGAACCTCACCTCCGACCTCATCGGCCGCTTCGCCCGCGCCGCGACGACCGCGACGCGGGAGGCGTATGCCGGCCCCGTTCTCACGCGCTACCGCGCGCACGTGGTGGTGCCTCGGGTGATTGAGGCCGAGATGGCCGTGCTGAAAGGGATCATCGGTGCCACGGTGGTCTCGATCGACGGGCGCAAGGAGCTCTACAGGGAACAGCGACGCGTGTTGAAGCGCTTGGCGTCGGCGCTGTGGGACTCGCCTCAGGCGCTGGACCCCCAGTACGCCGACGACTTCGACGCCGCGGCCGACGATGACTCCCGCCGTCGCGTCGTGGTCGATCAGGTGGCGAGCCTCACCGATCAGGTCGCGATCGCCTGGCACGGCCGCCTGGTCGGCGAGGTCGACGCCGCCTCGTTGGGGGTCTGGGCTCCGCGCTACAGCGAGCCGCGGCCGTCGGGGGCTCCTCGTCCACGCGGCGAGGTCGGGGTCTGATGGCCGGACTGATCCGTCAGGCGGACGTCGACGAGGTGAAGGCGCGTACCAACATCGCCGACATCATCGGCGAGCGCGTCGCCCTCAAGCCCGCGGGCGTCGGATCCATGAAGGGGCTCTGTCCGTTCCACGACGAGCGCAGCCCGAGTTTCAACGTGCGGCCCCAGGTCGGCTTCTACCACTGCTTCGGATGCGGTGAGTCCGGTGACGTGTACACGTTCCTCCGTCGCATGGACCACCTGAGCTTCTCGGAGGCGGTCGAGCGTCTCGCCGCGCGCATCGGCTACGCGCTGCACTACGAGGACGGCGGGGCTGCGCCGCAGAACAGCGGCCGCGCGCGCCTCTACGAGGCGAACGCGGCGGCGGCGGAGTACTTCCGCGCGCAACTGGCGACACCGGATGCCGACGCCGGGCGCCGCTTCCTGGGCGAGCGCGGGTTCGACGCCGGCGCAGCGGCGCACTTCGGCGTGGGGTACGCGCCGCGCGGCTGGTCGGGGATGCTCGACGCGCTCGGTGCACGCGGGTTCCGTCGGGAGGAGCTGCTGGCCGCCGGCCTCGTCTCCCAGGGGCAGCGGGGGGTGTACGACCGATTCCGCGGTCGCCTGGTCTGGCCCATCCGCGACGTCACCGGGCAGACGATCGGTTTCGGCGCCCGGCGCCTGTACGACGACGACAACGGTCCGAAGTACCTCAACACGCCCGAGACGCCGATCTATCGCAAGGCGCAGGTGCTGTACGGCCTGGACCTGGCCAAGCGAGACATCTCCCGGGATCACCGCGTGGTGGTCGTCGAGGGCTACACCGATGTCATGGCGTGTCACCTCGCAGGGGTGACCACCGCCGTCGCCACGTGCGGCACGGCCTTCGGGTCCGATCACATCACGGTCCTCAGGCGCGTGATGGGAGACGACTCGCAGGCCGGCGAGGTCGTGTTCACCTTCGACCCGGACGCCGCCGGGCAGAAAGCCGCGCTTCGCGCGTTCGCCGATGCCAAGCGCTTCAATGCACAGACCTATGTGGCCACGGGCCCGCAGGGACTGGATCCGTGCGACCTGCGTCTCCACCGCGGCGACGGTGCGGTCCGCGGCCTCGTCGAGTCGAAGTCGCCGATGGTCGAGTTCGTCCTGGACCAGCGGATCGCCGCCTACGATCTCGCGTCCGTGGAGGGTCGGATCGGGGCCCTGCGGTCCGCGGCACCGGTGGTCGCCGACCTGCGCGATCCGCTCATCCAGCCGGAGTACATCCGCGTGCTCGCTCGTCGCCTCGGAATGGACACCGAGGATGTCCGACGCGAGGTCGAGCGTGCCGGCCGACGCGAGCCGGAGGACCGTCGTCGCATGAGCGCTGCGCCCGCGGCGCGGCCGGACGACGACGGTTCCGCCTCGGTGTCGCGCGCGACCGTCGCTCAGCTCCCGCGTACGCCGGATGCCGCCCTCGAGCGGGATGCCCTGATGGGATTCCTTCAGTTCGGTCACCGCCTCGACACCGCCCTGCTGGCGCGTGCCGTCGACCAGCCATTCCGCACTCCCGCGCTCGAGGCGGTTCGGCAGGTCGTGGCGCAGACGGCCGACGTGACCCGGCCCGGCTGGTCGGTCGAGGCGATCGATCAGGTGCGCGAACCGTACCGCTCGCTCGCCTCGGAACTGCTGACCATGCCGTTTCCGGCATCGACGGTCGAGAGCGCGGAGGCGTCGACCGCGGATCTCGCGCGGCGCCTCGTGCGACGCGGACTCCAGACCGAGAAGACGGAGCTTCTCGGAGCGATCCAGCGGGTGCCCGCCGACAGTGAGCAGGGGCGACGTATCCGACTGCGACTGCGTGAGCTCGACGTCGAGCGCCAGCGGCTCGACGCCGAGGACTGACGCATGCGCGCTGGTGATCGGTGCGCGGACACGGCAGGATGTCGGTATGGCGTCGCGGATCGAAGAAGCGGACGTGGCCGTCCGGGCCGATGATCTCTCGATCTCCCGGGCGGGTCGCGGTGCACCGGACGAGCGTGTCGTGGACGGGCTGTCCTTCACGCTGCCATACGCGCATGCGCTCACGATCATGGGCCCGACCGGTGCCGGCAAGTCGAGCCTCCTCGCGGTCATCGCCGGCGCCGGCGAGTCCGGCCTCGCCGTCGTCGGGGGCGACGCGCGCGTGCACGGCATCCGGGTCCGACGTCCGGGGCGGGCGCTGCGCCGACTGACGTATCTCACGGGCTACCTGCCGCAGTCCGCCGGCGCGAAGCTGCCGTCCCGCTTCACGGTGTCGGAACTGATCGGTCAGCCCATCACATCGCGTGACAAGAACGTCAACGCCCGCGCGCTGGCCGTCCGGGTCGCGGGGCTGCTCGACGAGATGCAGCTCCCGCTGGGCGCGGCCGCGAAGTATCCGTATGAGCTGAGCGCGGGCATGCGCCAGCGGGTCGCGTTCGCGCAGGCGCTCATCCTCGATCCGAAGCTTCTCGTCGCCGACGAGCCGTTCGCCAATCTCGACGTCGAGGTGCGGGCGGCGGCCCTCGCAGCGCTGCTGCGACGCCGTGATGAGTACGGCATGGCCGCGCTGGTCGGCACCAACGACCGCGATGTCGTGCGCGGGCTCGAGGCTGATGTGATCGTCATGCGGTCCGGGCATGCGATCGCCGCCGGCCGGGGAGCGGATGACCTCCTCTGGACGCCCAGCGGCGACGCGGATCACCGGCTGGTGGCCGCCGCGAAGCCGTCCGACTGATTTCCTCCCGTCGGGCGAATCCTGTTAGGATCATCTGGTTGCCCGCGCAGCGGGGATATTCCTCCATAGCTCAATTGGCAGAGCAATCGGCTGTTAACCGGTAGGTTCTTGGTTCGAGTCCAAGTGGGGGAGCGGAAAGCCTCGACCTTCGCAGAGAAGGCCGGGGCTTCGTCGTTTCCACCGGCCGTCGTGCTGGATCCCCGCGGAGTTGCGGGGTGATCGACCCGGGCAGGGCGGTGCCGTTTTGATCCCGTCCGTTCGCTTCCGATAGGTTCGGTCCCACCCGACATCGGAAGGTCTCCGTCATGCCGCAGCGCCGTTCGCGCACCCCGGCGCGCGCCGCGGGGTGGGCCGCGCTGTACCTCACCATCGCACTCGGCCCGCTGATCCTCAGCCTGATCCAACTGGATCCCGGACGTGGGTTCTGGGTGAACCTGTCGGTGGCCGCGGGATTCGTCGGGCTTTCCTTGATGGGGCTCCAATTCGTCCTCGCCGCGCACACCGTGCGCACCGCGCGCGTGTTCGGACTCGATCTGCTCCTGCGTTTCCACCGGCAGATCACCTGGCTGATCGCGCTCCTCATCTTCGCTCACCCGATCATCCTCTTCCTCTGGGATCCGCGCTTCCTCGCTCTTCTGGATGTCGCTCAGGCGCCGGCCCGTGCGCGCTTCGCGGTGGTGAGCGTGGTGCTTCTGGCAGTGCTCATCGTGACCTCGATCTGGCGGCGGAGGCTGCACATCCGATACGCGGTCTGGCAGGTGATGCACAGTGTGCTTGCGACGCTGATCGTCGTGACGGCACTCGTGCACGTTCTGCTGATCGGGTACTACGTCGACGAGCCGTGGGAGAAGGCGCTGTGGGTGTGCTATTCACTCGCGTTCGTCTCGATCGGCGTCTGGGTGCGAATCGTGCGCCCGATCCTCCGCTGGCGACGACGCTGGAGGGTCGTCGCCGTCGAGAACGAAGCGGCGGGTTCGTCGACGATCGAGCTGGAGCCGGTCGATCCGAGGTCGTTCGGCCCGCGCGGATTCGAGTTCGAAGCCGGGCAGTACGCGTGGATCCATGTCGGGGGTTCGCCTTTCGCGATGACGTACCATCCCTTCTCGTTCTCCTCCAGCGCGCAGAGCCCGGGGCGGGTACGGTTCACGATCAAGCCGGAGCAGGGCTTCACTGCGACAGTTCCGGATCTGTCGCTCGGCAGCGTCGTCTACCTCGATGGGCCGTGGGGCCACCTGACGATGGAACGCAACGATGCGAACGGGTTCGTCTTCATCGCCGCCGGCGTGGGGGTGACCCCGATGCTGAGCATGATCTCCACCCTCGCCGATCGAGGCGACGACCGCGACTGTCTGCTGATCCTGGGCAACCGACATGAAGATCGCATCATCGGCGCCGACCGGCTGCGCGAGCTCCAGGAGCGCATGCCGAACCTCGAGGTGGTGCACGTCGTCAGCCGCCCGGGTGACGGCTGGGATGGCGAGACCGGCCGCATCCGCACCGACGTGCTGGATCGCGTCTTGCCGACGGATCGGCGCGAGCGCGCCTACTTCCTCTGCGCGAGCGGTCCGGTCATGGACGCGGTCACAGCCGCCCTCGCCACGCTGGGGATACCGGATGCGCACGTGAGCGCCGAGCGATTCGCGATGGCCTGACGGAGTGGGGACATGAGCGGGAAGAAGATCGTCGGCCTGCGCGAGAAGCGCGTCACACGGATCGTGTGGGTGGTGTCTACGGCGGTCGTCGCCGCCTGCGTCGGGTGGGGCGTGCTCGCTCAGGTGATGGTGCCGGATGCCTGTGCGGTCGACCCACCGCCCGCGAACGCGCAGTATCTGCACTGCGACTGAGGTCGGTCCATGATCACCCGTTGAGGGGCCGACGCTCGGCGTGCGTTACGCCTCGAGCTCGTCCACCCCGGGGGTCCAGGCGGCGCCCGGTCGTCCCCAGCCGCGCTTGCGGGCGATCTTCTGCACGGTCTTCCAGTCGCCGTCGTCCAGTCGATCGACGTAGAGGACGCCCTCGAGGTGGTCGAACTCGTGCTGCAGGATCCGGGCGCGCCATCCGTCGACCTCGAGTGTCACGGGCATGCCGTCGAGGTCGATGCCCGTCACCCGGACGGTGTCCGAACGACGGAGCGGAAATCGCTCGCCGGGGAACGAGAGGCAGCCCTCCGACTCCTCGTCCGGATCGGGTGCGCCCGGCTCCAGGGGACGCATCCACAGCTCGGGGTTCAGGATCACCCCGCGCCAGGGATGGCCGTCGTCGTCTTCGTACGCGTAGGTGAAGATGCGCAGCGGCACGCCGACCTGCGGCGCGGCAAGGCCCACGCCCGGCGCAGCATCCATCGTCTCGAACATGTCCGCCACGAGCGCGCGGATCTCGTCGGTGACGGACTCGACGGGGGAGGCGGGGCCGTGGAGGACCGGATCGCCCATGATGCGGATCGGAAGTACGGGCACGTCCGACAGCGTAACCTCCGGACGCCCGGGTATCGTCGAAGCGTGATCGCTATCGATGTCGGCAGTGTCGAGGATGTCGGCGATCAGCTCGTGGGCGCGTTCCAGGATCCGGGGATCCTCATCGGCATCCCGCTCGCCCTCATCGGCGCGGTCTTCATGTCCTTCGGGGCGCAGTATCAGCACCGAGGGGTGACCAAGGTGGAGCGCCTGAGCGGAGGGACGCAGAAGGGCCTGACCGCTGCGCAGCTCGGCCGGCTCCTGGCGCGCCCGTCGTGGGTGCTCGGCACGGTCATGCTGGGTCTCGCCATCGTCTGTCAGCTCTCGGCTCTGTCGTTCGCGCCGCTCATCGTGGTGCAGCCGCTCGGAGCGATCGCGCTCGTGATCACGACGCTCCTCAACGCCAAGATCAGCGGCCATCGGCCGACGCGGCGATCCGTGATCGCGATCGTGGCATGCGTGGGCGGCATCTTCCTCTTCGTGACCATCGCCGCCCTGTTCGCCACCGAGACGCCCCTCAGCGACCGGCAGCTGATCACCGTCCTTCTCATCCTCGCGGTGGTCGCGGTGCTGTTCAGTGCGGTGTGGCTGTGGCGGCGTCACCACGTCGGCGCGCTCTTCTACATCATGGCCGCGGGCATCCTCTACGGATTCGTGGCGACGCTCGCCAAGGTCGTTCTCAGCCGCATCGAGTCTGGAGATTTCGAGTGGCTGACCCTCACCTGCGTCGCGGCACTTCTCATCGTGACCGCGGTCGGGGCGTACTTCGTGCAGTCCGCGTACTCGTCGGGGCCTCCCGATCTCGTCATCGCCGGACTGACCGTGATCGATCCGATCGTCGCCGTCGTCATCGGACTCACGGTCCTCGGCGAGGCGCAGAACGCACCCCTGTGGGCCTACATCGGGTTCGCCGTCGCCGGCGCCATCGCCGTGTGGGGGGTGTTCCAGCTCGCACGTCACCACCCCCAGATCATCTCCGACAGCCAGGAACTCCCTCTGGAGCGGGGCAGCGACGGCAGCGGCTTCGACGGACCCCACCCGCCGACCGGGTCCACGCGGCTGGGAGAGGCGGTTGCGAAGGTCTGGCCGGAGCCGCCGATCAACGATCCCGACGACGACGCCCGGTAGGCTCGTACGAGGTCATCCCGGTCGGGATGCCGGGGGCGGTGGCCAAGCTGGTCAAGGCAGCGGGCTCATAACCCGACGATCGTGGGTTCAAGTCCCACCCGCCCTACTCACGGTGAGCCCACGCAAGGGGTTCCCGCTCCATCGGGCGCGTCGATAGGGTCGGAGGGACCCGAGAGGAGACGCGGATGCGGCTGGCAATGGTGGGACTCGGACGCATGGGGGCGAACATCGTGCGCCGCCTCATGCGCGACGGACACGAGTGCGTCGTCTACGACGTCAACGCTGACGCGGTGTCCGCGCTGGCGGGGGAGGGGGCGACGCCGGCGACCGACGTCGCCGACATGGCGTCGAAGCTCGAGGGCCCGCGGGTGGTGTGGCTCATGATTCCGGCGGGGCTGACGGGCACGGTCGTCACAGAGGTCGCCGAACACCTCGCGCCGGGTGACATCATCATCGACGGCGGGAATTCGAACTACCGCGACGATGTGCGTCGCGCGGCGGTTCTGCGGGAGGAAGGCATCCACTATGTCGATGCCGGCACGAGCGGAGGTGTGTTCGGGCTCGAACGCGGCTACTGCCTGATGGTCGGCGGCGCCGACGAAGCGGTTCGAACGATCGAGCCCGTGCTGCGCACGATCGCGCCCGGACCGGGTGAGATCGATCGCACGCCCGGTCGGTCGGGGGAATACGCTCCCGAGGAGCTCGGCTACCTGCACTGCGGACCTGCGGGTGCCGGCCACTTCGTCAAAATGGTGCACAACGGCATCGAGTACGGCATCATGGCCTCCCTCGCGGAGGGGTTCAACATTCTGCACAACGCGGATGCAGGAGTGCGCGAGGCCGAGCACTCCGCGGAGGTCGCACCGCTCGAGGAACCGGAGTTCTACCAGTTCGACATCGATGTGCCGAAGGTCGCGGAGCTGTGGCGGCGAGGCTCGGTCATCTCCTCCTGGCTGCTCGATCTCACGGCTGCCGCCCTCGAGCAGAGCCCCGACCTGAACGGGCTCGCCGGCCGTGTGTCGGACTCGGGAGAGGGGCGATGGACCGTCAAGGCCGCCGTCGACGTCGGTGTGCCGGCGCCGGTGCTCGCCGCGTCGCTGTTCGAGCGCTTCGCCTCCCGGGACGAAGACCAGTACGCGAATCAGCTGCTCTCGGCGATGCGCCTCCAATTCGGCGGGCACCAGGAGCTGCCCACCGGCGATCGCCTCGAGGCGGGGTCGCGCAAGGCCGAGTGAGTCGTCAGTCGGCCCACAGGTAGGAGTACTTCACGAACACCTCCGGCGCGAGGCCCGCTTCGACGAGGACGCCCTGGATGGCGGTGAGCATGTAGCGCGAGTCCCACCCCATGTACAGGAAGTGCTCGTCGTCGAGGCGGTCCCACTGACCGGTCCACGACATCTCCGGGTACACCGGCCCACCCCGGCGCGCGCTGAAGGTCTCCACCGATATGCGCGAGTCGGCCCACAGGCGCTTGAAGACCCGGTTGAAGAGGTACTTCACGTCGGGGACCTCCCAGTGCTCGCCGACGTACTCGACGTAGGCGAACTCCTGCTGCCATCCGCGCGGCCATCCTCGGCGCGGTACCGCATCGAGGATGGGCGTCAGCCCGTCGTCATCGATGACGATCGGGCCGCGACGCGGCCACGTGGTCATGAACGCGGCTGCAAGTGACGCCGAGCGCGCCGAGATCGCCGCCGTGTTCCACTGCTCGGCCCTCGCAGCCTCCGCCGTCAGCGGGATGGCGCTGCGCTCGAGGACGGCGCGCTTGGCGGGGAAGGACGCGCCGAAGGACGCCATCGCGGCATCCTCCTCCAGGAGGACGATGTTGCCGAGGGTTGCGGCAAGAGCGCGATGGGCGTTCTGCGTGTCGTCGTCGACGTCCGACCACGCCGTGCGTCCGTCGCCCGTCCAGTCGTCGGAGGGGGCGAGGGGGAGGATGTGGTCCACGTCCACATCGGCGACGTCGTCGACGCCCGCCAGCCGGGACATCACGTAAATCGCATGCGGGAGCTCGGTGTACTTCAGCGCCACGCGGACGCGGTCGTCCGAGGGAGTGAGCCGGGAGATGGCGAGCGTGAGGGCGTCCACACCGTCGTCCAGCGCCCGGAGGAGCCTCGCGACGAGACGCTCGTTCGTGAGGCGCACGATCGTACGACGCAGCTGAAGCGACTGGAGCTGCTCGAGGACCGTCACCAGCGTGGGCTTGTCGATGACGCCGGTGGTCCATTCGCGATGCACGCGCATCATGAGGGGGAACATCCCCGCGCCGAAGACCGAGAGCCAGCGCAGGTGACGGGAGACGTCCGGGTCCGCTTCGCGTGCCGGGTCGAGGAGCACGCCGTACACCTCGGCATAGGCGCGCCAGGCTTCGGCATGGGTGCGCAGGGCCGCCGGTTCCAGCCGCGGAAAGTGCGTCCGGAAGGCCTCGTAGACACCACGCCCACGTGTGACGGCGACCTCGCGGCCTCCGATCATCACCAGATAGTGGTTCCAGAAGTCCGCGATCCGCTCGCCGGTGTGCCGTTCGATGGGGAGCCAGAACTCGTCCTCGATGGCGGTCTGCTCGCCGTGTGACAGGCCCATCAGCACGTAGTTGTGTATGAGTTCGTGGTCGCGCAACGGCTCGCCGGTGGAATTGAGCGACTCGAAGATCTGCTGGGCGTTCGCGCCGGGCCCGAGGGTGATCGCGACGTGCTCGAGCTTCTGCAGACCTCGCCAGACCCGCGCGACCTCGTCGGGGCGCACCTGGCTGCGGAAGAAGGCGTAGTTGTCATCGAAGCGGGAGTCACGCACGGCGTCCCCGCGCGAGTCGGTGACGACCGCCTCGAACACGTTCGCCCAGGCGCGATGCGGGCGCAGCTTGGTCGCGCGTGCGTCGGGATGCACGAGGACCTGCTCGAGCTCACCGGCCAGCAGCGGGTCGTGGTCCCGCACGGTGTGGTGCAGCGCGGCGACGAGGAGCATGAGCGTGGTGATCCGCTGCTGTCCGTCGATCAGGACGAGCTCGGACAGACGATCGGTGCGCATCTCAGCGCTCAGGATCGATCCGATGAAGTGCATATGACGCTCGTCCGAATCGGCGACCGCGCGGATGTCGGCGAGCAGCTGTTCGCAGCCGCCGATGTCCCAGCGATACTGCCGTTGGTACACCGGGACCACGATCGTGGCGTCCGCGGCGGACAGCCAGGCGACGGTGTTCACCGCGTGGGCGTCGATGTTCGTGGCAGTGAGCATGGGGCGCTTCGCTCCGTTCGTTGCAGGCCGCCGTCGAGTCTAGTGAACCGGGTCGGCGACCACGGGGCGCCGACCGGCGGCGAGGTAGGCTTGCCTAAGTCGGGCCTGTAAAAACGTGCTGGCCCCGAACGGAAAGGTCATGATTCGCATCATGGGTTACATCAAGAGCGCCGCTCTCGAATCGACCGGCTTCGTCGTGCTCGACCCGTACGACAAGGAGATCGACCCCAAGGAGTGGCTCGAGATCGAATACGTCGACTGGAAGTCCTCCGGCGACACCCGCTTCGCCCCGCTGGCGTCGGCCAAGGGCGAGATCGAGTGCAACGGCTTCTGGAACCACGAGCCGCCGCGCACCGACAAGGACGGCGTCTGGATCGACGAGCAGACCGAGAAGGCGCCGACCCTCACCGCGCGGGCCAAGGAGCCCGGTGCCAACGTCGGACGGTGCCGCATCATCGAGCTGCAGCCGAACTCCTACGCGGACTGCCTCTACAACCTGCACCAGGACGACAACAACCGCCTCAACCCCGACGGCACCGGCTGGGTCGTGCGTGGGTTCTTCAACCTCACCGACGACAAGGACAGCTATTTCGTGCTTCGGGAGAACCGCAGTGACCCGAGCATCGAGTACCGGATCGCGCTGCCCGCCGGTGCGCAGCTGATCGTCGACACGCAGCGTCTGTGGCATGCGGTGCACCACCAGGGTGACGAGCCGCGATACTGCCTCATCACCTCGTGGGAGTCGGGGCCCGAGCTCGACGAGTACATCGCGCGTTACAACGGCCAGCCCACGACGGAGTACTACGAGATCTCGGAAGAAGTCCGGGAGGCCGGTCAGGCCGAGCAGGCGCGGCGCGACGCCGCACGCGCTGCGTACTACGCCGCCAAGGGCCAGAAGGAGAAGCTCGCGATGAGCGAGGCCTGAGCTCGAACATCCTCCGCGAGCCCCCGGCGATATCGTCGGGGGCTCGCGGCGTGTCGCGGCCGGATCCCTTGTGATTATCGGCCGCATCGGGTGATAATGACGGCAGACAACCGAACACGTCCGCCACGCTCCGTGGTGCCAGGTCGTAGGGGAAGACGCACCTGACAACGAAACGGAGACATCATGGCGACATCGCGTTCTCGCGGAGTGGTGTACGTCCACTCCGCACCTCGCGCGCTCTGCCCCCACCTCGAGTGGGCGGTGGGTCGCGCCATCGGCCGAGCAGTGAATTTCGAGTGGTCCGAGCAGCCCGTCCAGCCCGGCACGCGTCGTGCCGAGTTCTACTGGGACGGTCCCGCCGGTACGGGTGCGGCGCTTGCCAGCGCCATCCGCGGCTGGGAGCACCTTCGCTTCGAGGTCACCGAGGATCCCTCGCCCGGGCACGACGGCGGCCGGTGGCTGCACACGCCGGGGCTCGGCATCCATTTCGCGCAGACCGACGCCGTCGGCAACATCGTCATCGGCGAGGATCGCCTCCGCTACGCGATGGAGGTCGCCGCCGGCGATGCGCGGGAACTCCAGCGCGAACTCGACGTCGCGCTGGGAGCCGCGTGGGACGAGGAGCTGGAACCCTTCCGGCACGCCGGTGACGAGGCGCCCGTCGTGTGGCTGCACAAGGTGGGGTGAGGCCCGGCACAGACTCAGGAACGGCGAGGCGCCACTACCGAAGCTCGGAGGAGGACACCCGGGACGCGAGAAAGCGAATCGCCGCCTGTACCCCAGATGCGACCCCAGTGCATCTGCTCACGACGAAGCCCCCGCACCCAGGCGGGGGCTTCGTCACGTGAGGTCAGGCCGAGGCCAGCGCCACGACGGCGTTGTGGCCGCCGAAGCCGAACGAGTTGCTGATCGCCAGCTGGTCGCCGCGGCCGAGCTCAACCTGTGAGCCCGAGATGTTGAAGGGGACGGCCTCGTCCTGTGTCGTGATGTTGATCGTCGGGGGCGCGAGCCGGTCCTGAAGCGCCTTCACGGTGAACATCGCCTCCAGCGCGCCGGTTCCGCCGAGAAGGTGTCCGGTCGAGGCCTTCGTCGCCGACACGGGGATCTCCTCGATGCGGGGGCCGAACACCGATTTCAGGGCCGTGTACTCGTTCGGGTCTCCGACCG carries:
- a CDS encoding GmrSD restriction endonuclease domain-containing protein; this encodes MLTATNIDAHAVNTVAWLSAADATIVVPVYQRQYRWDIGGCEQLLADIRAVADSDERHMHFIGSILSAEMRTDRLSELVLIDGQQRITTLMLLVAALHHTVRDHDPLLAGELEQVLVHPDARATKLRPHRAWANVFEAVVTDSRGDAVRDSRFDDNYAFFRSQVRPDEVARVWRGLQKLEHVAITLGPGANAQQIFESLNSTGEPLRDHELIHNYVLMGLSHGEQTAIEDEFWLPIERHTGERIADFWNHYLVMIGGREVAVTRGRGVYEAFRTHFPRLEPAALRTHAEAWRAYAEVYGVLLDPAREADPDVSRHLRWLSVFGAGMFPLMMRVHREWTTGVIDKPTLVTVLEQLQSLQLRRTIVRLTNERLVARLLRALDDGVDALTLAISRLTPSDDRVRVALKYTELPHAIYVMSRLAGVDDVADVDVDHILPLAPSDDWTGDGRTAWSDVDDDTQNAHRALAATLGNIVLLEEDAAMASFGASFPAKRAVLERSAIPLTAEAARAEQWNTAAISARSASLAAAFMTTWPRRGPIVIDDDGLTPILDAVPRRGWPRGWQQEFAYVEYVGEHWEVPDVKYLFNRVFKRLWADSRISVETFSARRGGPVYPEMSWTGQWDRLDDEHFLYMGWDSRYMLTAIQGVLVEAGLAPEVFVKYSYLWAD
- a CDS encoding DUF3145 domain-containing protein — protein: MATSRSRGVVYVHSAPRALCPHLEWAVGRAIGRAVNFEWSEQPVQPGTRRAEFYWDGPAGTGAALASAIRGWEHLRFEVTEDPSPGHDGGRWLHTPGLGIHFAQTDAVGNIVIGEDRLRYAMEVAAGDARELQRELDVALGAAWDEELEPFRHAGDEAPVVWLHKVG